AGAATCAAAGCAGCAACAGCATAGTTCAAATCAAAGATcaaggtgaattttttttatcacttcCTGTGGAAATCTGTCCTCATCAGTCATTGTATTTTTCCCTTCCTATACCTATGCTCCTTTTTCTTACTGTGTTTTCAGTCACTTCCTTTCTGTGAAAGGttgcttagcttttttttttttttttttttttgacatttgttgttctttatataaaaatagcaGATTAGATAGATGTATACATTAGGTGTTTGAAATTCCCTGAAAATCCTGTCAGGAAACCAGGTGTGGAAAGGGCTCAGTAGCTTCTCTGAGTGGAGTTTATAGCTGACTGGAAGTGCTTAAcctggattgttttttttttttattttatttttttccagtattttaagAGGAGAATTTAAATACTGTGCTTACTGTGAAACATATCAGtcggtgggccgggcgcggtggctcacgcctgtaatcccagcactttgggaggctgaggtgggtggatcacttgaggtcaggagtttgagaccagcctggccaacttggtgaaaccccgtctctactaaaaatataaaaatcagccgggtgtggtggcgtatacctgtagtcccagctacttaggaggctgaggcaggagaatcacttgaacctgggaggcagaggttgcagtgagccgagatcacaccactgccctctagtctaggtgatagaatgagactccatctctaaataaataaataaataaataaataaataaataagttggtGGATGCTCCTATAGGTGGCCAAACACATTGATTACCTTTTAGATTTTAGCATAGAAATCAAAGTAGAGCACATCAGTAAGAGCCTCTTTGTCCTACTCCGTCATTTAGAACCAGTATATTCAGTAGTTGAAGAGAGAGCTCTTCCTCAGTCAGTTGCAAAATGTCTATATTTTTAGATGCtgctactttttttcttaaatacccATTTTGAGACTGTCATGAGTCAGGCTAGTGGTTGAGATTGGTAGGGGGTTCACTagacatgtttttgttttacagacaTTGTATCCATTCCAGTCCTCTGCACTGTACACTGCAGCAGTGTGCAAACTATGGGACTTAGAGGGTTTCTGCCATATTTCCACGTGTGAAGTAGCTTGGTTTCCTCTGCCTGTGCATTTGGATGTTTGTGCTCTGTCCACTTCCTAAACTGGCTACCGAGAAAATCTTCAGCCCTGTCAAATTGTCTTTGACAGTAGCTCCTAATAATTATTTATGCTTTCggaatttttttcaacttttgaaGCCTTCTATCCATTTCAGTTTGAATTTCTTGATTTgtacaatatatgtatattctcttcttcctttttgtcaTCCCTGCCCTGCCACTcccaacattttgtttttaaaaatactctgggctgtgcgcggtggctcacgcctgtagtcccagcactttgggaagccgaggcaggtggatcacctgaggtcaggtgttcgagatcagcctggtcagcatggtgaaaacccatctgtactaaaaatacaaaaattagctgggtgtggtggtgggtacctgtaatcccagctactcgggagggtgaagcaggagaattgcttgaacccgggaggcagagattgcagtgagctgagatcatgccactgcactccagcctgggcggcagagcaagactccatctggaaaaaaaaaaaaaaaaaaaaaaaaaatctgtagttttGTACAAGATGAGACTTAGCCTTGGGTACTTCTTGCTGAAGCTTTAAtgctttgtaaataaaattggATGTTTATTAAAGAACAGGTGTAGATGTTTATTTGTAAACACTGCTCACTTCTGAAACTCACTGGCTACTTTGCTTTAGTACAAAGGAAAATGTGCTTTCCTGTGCTGATATTAGATCTTTCGGTGTGGAAAGATAGATGTAGAAAGAGTAGGGAGTGGAGGATAGGTCCATTTCTGCCTCTCGATgagattataaataaataatgcaagcAGAAAAGTTGTTGTTCGAAGAGATCGTCTAGGAATGATCTCTCTTCCTTCCAATTCTATAACTCAGTAGAGTTTTGTAATTACTCTGAAGAGCCCGTAGGGCTAGGCATTATGGAGGTTACAAAAATGCATGCTAGGAAGTTCCTGCCTTCCAAGGATCTTTCTTCAAGTCTAAGTAAGTACGGTTAAATTCTTattagcctttttcttttttttaatgaagtagctttaaaattcattaaatgcTTATTGTCTCCTAAAGATAAGAAGTTTCACAAagtctatttaaatctttaatgtcAAACTTGAGTGTCTACTTATTAATCTTTTATGTGATTGAGAACTCCATCTTTGACATCATAGCTGTTTCATAGCAACCTTAACCTAAGTGAGTGATGAGCTCTGTTCTGTAAGGGTAGAGGGAGTAGTAGACCAAGAGTCAGGGAGCATCGTGCATCCTCTCACCCAAAATACATCTTCAGTATCCTTGGGAAGGAAGAGTGCCTAAAAGGGGGAGAGGAGCTGCCTTTAACATAACCTTAAACATTCTGATTTGAAAAGGTCATCCTGGCCCTTGTCTTTATGAATTTccatttctgtttaaaattcCTTACCCATTGAACTGTGTTTCACACTTTACAAAGTGTTTTCACATACAGTATATCATTCAATGCTCTAAGTGACCTTCCTCAGATAGGCAAGGAAGTCTTAAgttacaaaggaggaaacagaaatTCAGGAAGGGTAAGTTACTTGCCTCCCAGTCCAGAGTTCTTAATCCTTTTTATAGGAGGTTTAGGAGCATTAAAGTCAATAATTCAAGTTAACCTTCCTTTTTGTAgacttaatatttgttttatttagtgACATTTAACTGGAGCTTTTGAAACCCTTAATTTAGATCCTAGTTTATACAGGGCAAGGGTAATGGGTGAGGAAGAGTAACTTCACTGTACATTTGAGGTAATTTGGAAATTTCCCTCTGTTTCTGAAgtcttttcttcttgtcttcccAAGAGGTGGATTTAAAGTCATTAAACGAACAtagaaagggccaggtgcagtggctcatgcctgtaatcccaacactttgggaggctgaagtggctgaaattgcttgagcccaggagttggagacaaggctgggcaacatggtgaaaccccgtatctataaaaaatacaaaaattagctgggcgtggtaggctacacttgtagtcccagctacccaggaggctgaggttggaggatcgcttgagcctaggaggttgaggctgcagtgagctttgatcatgccactgcactccagcctgggttgacagagtgtgatcctgtctcgaaaaaaaaaagtgaaaagaatgaaGACTTGTCAGGTGGTTATTCATAACGATAGATAGTAAAGCACCACCAGTGCGATTTTTTTCCTGCGTTGTGGCCTCACCTGTTAATAACAGGTGAGGACtggacttttatttattaaattgtcTTGTTTTATTGACAATACATGCATCCTATCTTTTGACTTTGAAGGATATCTCATGTCAAGGGAATCAACTTACGATACTGTAGAGGATTCAGCGGGAATACCTTGGGGGCACTAGCTGCGGGTGGCACAATGGCTACCGAGACATGAAGGCTTTGGCCACTAGTTTCGCCCTTGGGAGCCTGGGGTTGGCCTTCTACCTGCCTTTGGTGGCTACTACACCTAAAACACTGGCCATCCCTGAGAAGCTTCAAGAAGCTGTGGGGAAAGTTATCATCAATGCCACAACCTGTACTGTCACCTGTGGCCTAGGCTATAAGGAGGAGACTGTCTGTGAGGTGGGCCCTGATGGAGTGAGAAGGAAATGTCAGACTCAGCGCTTGGAATGTCTGACCAACTGGATCTGTGGGATGCTTCATTTCACCATTCTCATTGGCAAGGAATTTGAGCTTAGCTGTCTGAGTTCAGACATCCTAGAGATTGGACAGGAAGCTTTCCGGTTCACCTGGAGACTTGCTCGAGGTATCATCTCAACTGACGATGAGGTCTTCAAACCTTTCCGAGCCAACTCCCACTTTTTGAAGTTTAAATATGCTCAGGAGTATGACTCTGGGACATATCGATGTGATGTGCAGCTGTTAAAAAACTTAAGACTTGTCAAGAGGCTCTATTTTGGGCTGAGGGTCCTTCCTCCTAACTTGGTGAACCTGAATTTCCATCAGTCACTTACTGAGGATCAGAAGTTAATAGATGTGGGATTGGAAGTTAATCTGGACAACTACTACAAGCCTCACCGCCCAGAGTGGAAAAAGAAGGTGGCGTCAGCCTTGGGAATAGGAATTGCCAGTGGAGTGGTTGGTGGTGTGTTGGTGAGGATTGTCCTCTGTGTGCTGAGGGGGGACCTGCAGCAGTGACACCCTCAAGAGTTTAACAGCCTTGCCCCTGAAGGACTGGCTGCCCAGGAAGCCAAGCTAGCTTTTTAGGGGAGTGTTCCAGCTGTTATTAGTGGATCAGCTAAGAGTCAAGTCTCCCACAGCCAAAAGAAGGAGTGGGAGAAGTAGAGGGGACATCTTGGCTGTTACGGGCAGTAATCCAACTTCCTTACATCCTGTGGATCTCTTCCTGATCTTCCCTGCCCATTGGGTACCCAGGAAACTGCGAGCATTGCCTGTGTTCCTGGGAAGAGTTCTGAGAAGCTTGCATTCATTTTCTACCCTTTATAACTTGGATGGCTCCCCACCTCCATTTCCCCTCTTCTGAGTTCTGTATTCATGTAGAGGGATGTATTCAGCTTTTCTAGTGAACATTTGTTTCTTCAATAAAAGTAATTCACAGTAGCTGTATGGAaacctcactttttcttttctggtttttagtttcttgtaTTTGTTTAAATTGTCCCATCATCAGTCTGGCTTCATTTTTCCTCAGGTTTCTTAGAACAGACATTAAACCAACTGTCTGCTCTTGGGGACGGAGGATGCAATGCTTAAGCCTATGGCAGGGGTTGTTAGTAGTGACATCCATCTCAGGTGTGTAACAGTCACTAAATGTTAACAAATTGCCTGTTCTGCCCAGATAAATCCCGTTTGGTATTAAATTGAATTTCTTGGCAAAACGCTGGATCCCTCACCAGGTGGGTTTCCCCTTACCAACCTGACAGCACCTTGGCTTGCCTCCGCTCTAATCAGGGCTTTCATTGCCCCGAAGCTTGTATTTCTGGGAAGGTCAGAGGTTGGTTTCTTACAGCAGCCAAGGCCCCCAGGGTAGGATTAGTACTTTGATTCCTCCATAGGAAATCTAGTCTTAAGACTCTGAGGCCATTCGGACTATGTCTGAGATAATTGGCTTGTGGAATCATCAGGGAAAAGGCTCTTGGCCACCAGCCGAGCCAATTCTACTGAGAGAATTACAGCATTTCTTCGTCTCACTTTTCTCTGGCTACAGAAGGATGTAGCAGAAACCAAAGACCAATGATCCTCTAGATATGTGTCAGAATCATCTGGATGACCTTGTGAAAAATAAAGGTTCTTGAGCTCTAATCCAGAAAATGCTAATTCAGTTGAAATTATAGTCAAAGGATCTCTATTGTTTCCTTTACTTTTAACTTGTAAAAATTTCAGACCCATAGAAAAGCCGAAAGAAGTATTTGGTTGCCATCCATAGATCCTTTACCAAAATTCACCAGGTAATAACATTTTGTCACAGTTACCTTTCTCATTATAGATTGATTTTGCTAAACCACTTGAAAGCTAGTCACAGACATTGCaattctttactctttttttttttttttttttttctgagatggagtttggctcttgttgcccaggctgtagtgcaatggcatgatcttggcactctgcagcctctgcctcctgggttgaagcaattctcctgtctcagcttcccaagtagctgggattacaggcacgcaccaccatgcccagttaattttgtatttttagtagagacagggtttcaccacgttggccaggatggtctcaatctaacatcgtgatctgcctgcctcggcctcccaaaatgctgggattacaggcgtgagccaccacacctggcctgcaacTCTTTCCTCCTAAACCGTGTATGATATTCTCTGTAATCACAATATCTTTATCAcactaagaaaattaattttttttttttttatgaagttttgctcttgtcgcacaggttggagtgcagtggtacggtctcaactcactgcagcctccaccttccaggttcaagtgatcttcctgcttcagcctcctgggtagctaggattacaggcaccagccaccacgcccagataattttaaaaatatttttagtagagacagggttttgtcatattgtccaggctgacctcaaactctgagctcagatgatccgcctgcctcaacctcccaaagtgctgggattacaggcgtgagtcactgcacccagccaaaattaaCAATTTCTTAATCTTATATATAGCTTAAACAAGTTGAGCATTCCGAATATGAAAACCTGAAATCTCTAATGCTCCAAAACTTGAAACTTTCTGAGTACCAACATGGTGCTCAAAGGAATTGCTTATTGGAGGAGCTTAGATTTTGGATTTCttagatttgggatgctcaacctgtaagtataatgcaaagacgcaaaaatctgaaatatttctggTCCTACACATTTTGGATaaaggatactcaacctgtattcaGTTTTCCCCCATATCCAAAATCTTaacagcattttaattttttttttttttttgagacggagtttcgctcttgttacccaggctggagtgccatggcacgatctcggctcaccgcaacctccgactcctgggctcaggcaattctcctgcctcagcctcctgagtagctgggattacaggcacgtgccaccacgcccagctagtttttttgtatttttagtagagacggggtttcaccatgttgaccaggatggtctcgatctctcgacctcatgatccacccgcctcggcctcccaaagtactgggattacaggcttgagccaccgcgcccggcagcattttaatttttttgatccAGAGTCAAAGGTTCACGTGTTAACATTTCTCTTAAGGGTCTTATTTTACAACAGACCCCATCCCTCCACACACAttcctttgtctttcatgacattgattttattgaataatttagCTAGAACAGTTGTCTTGGATAAAGTTCCATAATTTATATTTACCATTTCCTCATGATTCATAAGGAATGCCTCTTAAATTTGACAAGAGCCCTATGTAGATATATACTTACTGCATCACATTACAAGGCTCATGTTAAAggcccacatttttctttttagagacaagagtctcattgttgcccaggctggagtgcagtggctcagtctcagctcactgtaacctctgcctcctgggttcaagtgattctcgtgcctcagcctcttgagtagctgggactacaggtgtgccaccatgcctggctaatttttatatttttaatagaggcagggttttgccacgtttgcctgactggtttcgaactcctgatctcaggtgatccatctgccttggcccctcaaagttctgaaattacaggtatgagcccctgtGTCCAGCCAAGGTTGACCCACTATTGATAATAAGCTTGATCATTTGGTTAAGGTGGTGATGGCCAGATCTCTccacaatgtgtgtgtgtattttcccatttgtaaTTCATAGTCTGTGGGCTAATACTTTATATGGCTCTCCAAAAACTGTTCACTTATTTCGGCATCCATTGTTTTTGCCTTGTTCATCGTTACATGTTGGGGACTGCAAACTAGCAATTCTTTATGTCTGTCTTATCTATATTAGCctgcatttctctctttctgtctctctctctttttaatcatcagcagtgtgaaataGCCTGCATTTCTCTAAAGGAGAGCTTgccttttttgtcttctttttattttgaggtctCAATAGATTCTTTTTATTCAGTGAACTATATATAATCCATTATTTCTCTTTAACTTTTTAGGTttaggagtacatgtgcaggattgttgcataggtaaacggTATGTCATGGGGGTTTTGTGTACAGATTATCATTTTTTTGATGTTCAAATTGTCCCCAATTTTGGCCAGTAGGAGTCCCCTCAGGCAAACTCTTTTGCCCTTTTGCTGTGGTTCTAGTACAACACATTATCTCAGGTTCACATTTGGACTCTCCTTACCCCACCCCTGAATCCGctgtttctccaaggagccctggttctTCTTAGTGTGGGGAGTAGCATTGAGAAACCAAGATCTGCAATGTTGGGTGTGCTCATTGCTATTGGGAGTCATTGCGCCTAGGCTCTCGGTGTCCTAGATGTGTATCAATCATGAGTTCAGAGCATCTATGTTGTTTAAGGTTGTTAGGTGGTTCTGATACATAGctaaggttgagaaccactgaccgaAGCCCACCCAGGCATAGGGAGTAATTTTAATATTGCTCttactgttttgagacagaatctcactctgttgcccaggctggagtgcagtggtgcgatctcggctcactgcaacctctgcctctgggttcaagcgattctcctgcctcagcctcccaagtagctgggactacaggcgcgtgccaccacgcccggctaattttttgtattttagtagagatggggtttcaccacattggccaggatggtcttgatctcctgaccttgtgatccatctgccttagcctccaaaaagtgctgggattacaggcatgagccactgcgcctggccctgttgctcttattttaaaaaaatatcttaaattttacACACACCCTTTTCCCCATTCTATCTACCTCAGAGGGGATGGATTTCAGAAGATCTGGGTTCAGGTCCTGGTTCTGCTATTGATGGTGTAAGGGAGCAAGCTACCTGACATCATCATTGAAATAGGTGATTGTGAGGATCCAGTGAGATCCTGTGAAGTAAAGTGAAGTACTGGACATGAATTCAGGAGTATACTGATGATGCATTCAGTATGGGACAGCTTGCTGAGACATTCAGGAGATAGCTTGTGTACTTGAAGCAAGCAATCTTGACATTAGAAGACCATAAAACAATGTCCTACTTTATATGTAATGAATTCAGCATGACATcgctgaggagagaggaggacTGAGGGTTACTAtgtcccattttccagatggagAGACTGAGACCCAAGAAGAGCTAAATAACTTTTCGTTGCAGCCAGCAGTCAAGCATGGAATGGACTATTGCACAGCTGTGGCATTATAACTCTCTGTGCATTGGACTCTTGAGTTTTGACTCTAAGGATGTGAAGGGATTGAGCAGAGAAGAGAACAAAAGATGTCCAGTTGTGTTAGCAAAGCAAAACCTGTTGAATTCTGTGCAAGTATTCTACCTCTGCAGGGTCAGGAGATGCTGACTGGACTAATATTTGGGTTTTAGATTGGCCAGTGTTCCCACATGCCCTCTGGGGGCAAAGTGGAAGGGATGACCCTTTTGCGGTATCATTCTGGTGTCCGTATGGATCCCTTCCGGAGGCTTGCTGTCAGCCTGGGCTTCCAGGCACACAGCTAAGCACTGAGTACTGGGGCCTCCAATCACCATCTCCCTCTTCCCTGAAAAAAGCTGGGGGCATAGCCAGCATGGGGCCCTACCTGCTTTGCACTGAAAGACAAAACCCAGAGCTGTGGAAGTGTGTCCCCACACACATCTTCATCTATAATAAAAGTTtgataggccaggcacggtgggtcatgcctgtaatcccagcactttgagaggccgaggtgggtagatcacccgaggtcaggagtttgagaccagcctgacaaacatggtaaaaccttgtctctactaaaaaatacaaaaattagctaggtgttatggcatgtgcctgtaatcccaactattctggaggctgaggcaggagaatctcttgaacccaggagatggaggttgcagtgagctaagagcatgccattgcactccagccattgcactccattgcagtgagctaagattgtgccattgcactccaagaacgaaactctgtctcaaaaaaaaaaaaaaagtttgataaacGGTTACTGAATGTGTGAGAAAGTGTGGCTGGAAACCGACTAGTAACTCAAACCTTGtggctgccatgagccaagagTAGAGGCAGCAGCCTCTTCTCACCAGCTATCATTAATATCTCTGCAGGGAGGCTTTCCTTTGGGACCATTGAGTCGGCACCTCAGAGATGTCTTAAAAATTGGGGAaccccgggccgggcgcggtggctcaagcctttaatctcagcactttgggaggccaaggcaggtggatcacgaggtcaagagatcgagaccatcctggccaacatggtgaaatcccgtctctactaaaaatacaaaaaattagctgggcatggtggcgcgtgcctgtaatcccagctactcaggaggctgaggcaggagaattgcctgaacccaggaggcggaggttgcggtgagctgagtttgcgccattgcgctccagcctgggtaacaagagcgaaactctgtctcacaaaaaaaaaaaaaaaaaagaaaaaaattgg
This genomic interval from Saimiri boliviensis isolate mSaiBol1 chromosome 14, mSaiBol1.pri, whole genome shotgun sequence contains the following:
- the TMEM81 gene encoding transmembrane protein 81; translation: MKALATSFALGSLGLAFYLPLVATTPKTLAIPEKLQEAVGKVIINATTCTVTCGLGYKEETVCEVGPDGVRRKCQTQRLECLTNWICGMLHFTILIGKEFELSCLSSDILEIGQEAFRFTWRLARGIISTDDEVFKPFRANSHFLKFKYAQEYDSGTYRCDVQLLKNLRLVKRLYFGLRVLPPNLVNLNFHQSLTEDQKLIDVGLEVNLDNYYKPHRPEWKKKVASALGIGIASGVVGGVLVRIVLCVLRGDLQQ